The genome window GAGGTCAGGAACGGAACTCAAGGAGCGTGCACGCTGTCTACTGTCCCCGGACACACGTGTGTTCTGCGACTGATTGGCCTGCTGATGCTGATGCTGCAGCATGCTCACACCACCGGGCAGGGAACGGAGCATGGAGAAACCCTGCATCGTGGACTCATTGGCCCCAGTGGAGGACTGACCGTTGCCACTAGCGGATTGTGCTACGGTGCTTGCCTTGGCTCCCATTCCAGCTGAGATTTCGAACTGTCACCACGTGTCCGCTCGCAATTCttctctgttttttttattttttttttattttttttttttttttttttgctttgtccgtctgtctctctctctctctctctctctctctctatctatctatctatgtCTATATGTGTATCTAATTATCTATCTCCGCgacgaataatttaataatcactcGTTCAGTTtacgaagaaaagaaaaagaactgAAAGATCCGGGTACCTCAGGTCCTGGCAGTGgtacgcgcgcacacacatacactggCACAGTCCTCGCGCCTTCGTTTTGGCTCTCGTTTCCACTGTTCTTTTTTCCGTTTCGGCGTCGACGGCGACGGACGACTGGAGGACGTGGCTCGACGCTACCGGCGGCGTGATGCTTACAACACTTTGGGATTTAATTTAGGCCGGAATTTAGCAGACGTGCGCCACGACAAGCAAGTCATTTCGTCGTCCGCGAGCATACCAGCGGCTCGTCGCACAAAACATCCCCCGACATCTTGCGATAAACTTCCTAGATGTCAACGCGATCGCGCAGATATTCCACTTGGCGACTTGGTGCATAGactaaaaaaactaattagaCTGGCCGCGAGATGTCTATTCGCGCCTGGTTAGCATGCGCTTATTTCATTGGCTTCCGCCTCAAGGCGGAAGGAATcgaccaatcacagttgaaTATGGAAAGAATAACCGAATGTGATTGGTTGATTTTTTTAAGGGCTTAAGGATTGCTAAATGTATTGTAAATCCAGCCTaaaatccatatatttttgacaacaCGTAAACAAAGCTGGgtgagatttatttatttatgatacacAGTGAGATTTTTCCCAGCCACGTTAAATTCTGTGAACTACcggtttttaataatatctcgcCGGTGGTACGgaagatttttttaagatttatattttgaaattgtacTTTGATCaactgtatatttatttttttattcattcccATCACGCTCTCTCCAACATCGTTATTATGTACACACGTGCAGTTGATATCGAATGTTTTTCACACACTTTGATAAAAGCTAGTGATAAAAAATGGGTATTGACTTGTGCAATTACGAGCAATGTTAATGTGATCTGTCCGAATATAAGTATGTGTAtgtcataaaataatcgagaTATATAATTCAGAATAGAACATGGATTTAACTTCAAATAGTCAACATACGGAAGAAGGAGATGGTGAGTTATcgcgtttaaaaatatattattgttatagtattaaattacttttaaattttaaaaaaactttgtgtCATTTCCCCACAGGCTTCTCTTCAACAAAACACGAATGGACctgggataaaaaaaaatcgacatCGTCGATCAAATTATcgaatgataatttaaatgttacatttCATCCTGTATATAGCACTGGTACAGCAGTCGTGAAAGGTAACAAGCCACTAGAGAAAGGACGACACCATTTTTGGGAGATTTTAATGATAACGCAAATATATGGCACAGATGTGGTAAGTTTGTTTTCTTCTCGTTGGatgtatcttaaaaataaagctttttatatatttggcaAGTAGCTTTattctttgatatatatatatataatttttatcacttCTTTTATTTAGATGGTTGGCGTCGGAACTGCAAATGCAGAACTTCATAATGCAGGTGAGCTTTATTGCGCTCTGCTTGGACAAGATCAAGAATCTTGGGGTTTTTCATATAAAGGATATTTACAGCATGATGGTAAGAGGTATAAATATGGGACAACCTTTGGTGAGAGTAACATGGTGGGTATACATCTCGATACATGGAGCGGCACGTTACAGTTCTTTCTCGATCGAAAGCCACTAGGTAAGCAGCAAATATTTCTGTATACATACtttctagaaatataattttagttctTTTATAGGTGTTGCTTTTACAAGACTGAACAATATGACCCTTTATCCGTTAATAAGCTCTACAATGGCTCAATGCATAATGAAATTAACTTATAGCTGCTCAACACCGGTATCTCTGCAAACTGCTTGCCTAACAGTCTTGTCACCTttacaaaaaacatatttatctaaaacatTTCCTGGTTTGCGTCATCTTaccgaaaatatatttgctgaCATATTACAAAAATCCACTGGTAATTCTTCTAAcagatgattttttatttatttttttttcaaatgtaagtaatataaaattctgttttaCAGATCATGATACTGAAGAGGACATTGATTTTCCTGCGgaatatgttattttagaTGATTTTGATTATGCTCTTGTAGGATTTGGAGTAAAGAGGAGaaaatgttaatgaaaaaatacttattactTGTGGGCCTATAACAAATACTcaagtaattaatatagaaatcaTTTCtactcatatatataaaatgtattcattgtaataaaatgaagatattatgtacatatttttgttacactattaaaaaaataaaaagagggatatattatatatagatgtaagataaaaattcttcaaaaatatttttttatcataagcaatgattttttaaaatattttttagtacatacaagagaaaattttaaaaaattaccttttaattaaaaaacataaatgatACATGACATACATCTcttacacatttaaatatataattaaagtcttGGTCTCATTTCATCAACTTGgtcaacatttttattaattttcgaaatctattatatataaagtaatttactgttagagatattattttttcttaagaaCTTTTGCTTTTACAACATTTTCATTTCCACGTTTTCGTTTTTCAATTAACTTAGATTTGTTATTgatttttgcagaaaatacAATAGCTTGTGCCCATCCAGCTAATGGACCCCATATTTCGCGTAAATGACTACTGACTTCAGTGTGAATTTTTGGCGTAACTGTCTTCTGCTTTTTCAAGTGTGGTAAGTAATTTGCCTGTGCTATTTGAAAGATATGAGTATCGACAGGTATGGCATCTAAGTGGCCTAATGACATAAGACATATACAATCGGCAACTTTGGGACCTATTCCTGGCAAAGTCATCAGTTGTTCTCTAGCAGTCTGGTAAgatacattttcttctttctgtAGATTTAGAAGCCAGTTTTTCCCACCCAATGTCGATAAACGTTCTGCTGCATTAACTATATATGCAGCACGATAACCAAATTTTTCCCTCTTTAATATACTTTCTAcgcttttttctttcaaagttTCTATCgttggaaaattataatattctttatcttCTATTGAGCATATCTTCTGACCAAATAATGAACACAATTTTTCAACCATGTTTGATATcctaaaacaaatttatatctttagagccagtaattaaatttttatattatatatatcttaaaaatatataccttgatatgttattattagagCTGCATATAAATGAGAATAAATTCTCTACAACATCTTGCTTTAATATTCGCACAGCATTATTTTCATCTAGACATTTCTGAAAATGTGTGTCTGCTTTTGCCCAGTTTTCATAATGTTCCTTCAATGATATCGATAACCTAAGGTATTCGgacaaaatattatcatagtTTACAGAATTCTTTAATTGTCCTTGTACGGTATATAAAAGATGAGTTTCATTCTGAGATAAAGTCCAAATGCATTCATCAAAGATACCTTTAAATCCATCGTCACCATCAGTCCATCTGAAATAATTGTTCAAATttagttttgaaataaaattaaaaaaaaaaaaataaaagacaaatATATCTGAGTTTTAATTAGTAACTgtcattttaatgaaaaattacaaaatatttctcaattatcGAGAGACTAACATTTTATTGGTTAAGCGcagtacgtatgtatataatttgtatgcaTCATTACCTAAAACTTTGGCCACCGTGCAAAGTGAGAGCAAGATTCAGCTCCGTACGTAAACAAGGAATACTGCCctgttttattttcgtttcgtGCATCGTGTTACGATGTGATGCGATCTTTACGTAACCTCGCGCGAATTTAATCATCTaacgattgaaaaatattgttgactgtcatttttgtttaatgttatatattatatatcattatatgctGCacgtgtattattatttaaataaaagattcaatATATCAATCGCAagcaatgaaaaaataaaaccaatCACGTGAAATATGTTTGACGCACACGTGTAGTCGATCACGTGACTACATGCCTTTCTTTTGGCGCACTCGATAGACGCCAACATCAGCTGATAGATTCGTTTGGtggcatatatttatatctgtatatcgTTTTGACATCGCGAttcaatgttatattatataatgtattttttatttaatgatgatttatttaattatttatactattaataattctttatttaattatttacactatattttaaattttcttcgtCCTTGTCTGATGGGGATGCGTTCGTTGACATACATAAACGCAGCACTTGGATGTTGAAAGAAAAGGCTTTTGGATTAGACTTAGATATAgacaatatatatctaataaaagataaaaaaattgcatagtattttttgtataattttatttttctttattaatgcATCGTGTGTTTCACACATTTCGAACTCTCatctacatatttaaaaatttgtgagATTTGCGCGTAAACGATTTGCgctacaataatataattatttccgattttaataaatggaaGAATATTGTTagcataaaagtgtttttatatttgcgtcgtggtaaatataaataccaaTTCTGATGAATgttttgttgtattttttattttacaaatttttaaagtatttaagaATTCAACAAgcgaaagagatttttttttttggaaacaTCTCTCTTTTCTCATATGCTTTTTTGgattctttcaaatatatatatgcctaATCTCTATTTGTTTTCgcagattaataatttacgatttttatgtaataattaaatagtcgagatatatattttggagAAGCAAAAATGATATCAGAAAtctattttatgtacaaattgctTTAATCTTGAGCCAGTCATTTGCTCCTACTCAAAATTTGCGCGCGTGCGCGAAATGTAGAACCACGTacacttatatacatatacacacttTTAAATGTTACATAGGTGTACGCCGAAGATCCAATAAAAATAGATCGATTACATTTCCGATtaaatcgaatatatatatatatagagcaattttaaaataaatcatcaaACTTTATAGACTCTAtttgtttgatttattttacgtCGATGTCTGGTGtcgataaaaatcaaatatacataatatttctctcctctttttaaattatacttttcaaattaaaaatggaatcaaaacatttaattactaaatattactaaaatatttaatgttaaaagtataaaagtataaaattattttaaaagacgtTTAATCAATCTTCTAAATTTTCTCATTCGAGAAAGtttgcatataaaaagatgaaagaatacatttaaaaagttCAATGACTTATTCTAAAACTttcttatacaaattattattttgagttgaaaatatgtatttgtaaatagaatataaataatagcgataaaattacttttcttacatctgaattatatatgtatatatatatctctaaatattattttgtgcagCTTGTAAATAGctaatgtataaatacatacagtAATAATATCTCATCAAAAATGCTAAGCTATCTTAAGATAtctattgattatatttcatatgttTTATGTCCatatttgatcttttttttatttttttgaatttttacatctttaaaaCGCTatctaaaagttttaaatactttaatgaACAAAGCTCAAGatcatataattctattaatttgcTAATAGTACGCGAGtgatatttaaagttaatgaCTTCTATCTACAGGTTTAACTCTACATTATACAAGCCGATATCCACGATgccattttgcaattaaacGGCAGAAATGAAAGAGctgtttattcaaataaaaaattttgttatgaaatcaaaataaaaaatttctatttttattatatattgtagtacatattataaaaaatgtatcggAGAAATATAACAAGCGATTTTTTAGAGAAGACGATATCTATGAGCTTAAGTTGGAAAAGGTACCCACGTGTAAATGCATTCTCCTCGTTTTTGAacgttttaattgaaaatgtcTGACATGATTATCGGcaaacttaatatataataacgatTCTTCGTATTAAAGATATTACGATATATTGTCAATCGTACTTTTGGCGATATAGctcgatttaataatcgactcgatttttttcttttttcgtctttttcattgatatatattataaatattcgacAAAATATTACATCCCTGAGAACTGTTATTGACATCTCCGGAAGAAGGATATTTCAGTATCTCTTTACGCGTCTCTCGCGATCTCCTACAGCCTTAGTAAGGAACATTATCCCGTACGTGAGCTTGTTTTCGGTATTCATGATGTTGACATTTGCCCCACCAAGACCGTTTCACGCACACTTTTTGCGGTTTCAAAATAAAGCACTTTGATTGCAGCACGTCGAAGAAGATCTTGCCTATAAAGTCTGCCGATGCAGTCCTGGCCATTTTCAAACATGTGCGAAATCTGTAAtgttacagaaaagaaaatgtactTTGTGAATCAGATGCATACTCTTAATAATCATCTTCctaagaattaaaatactgCTGTGCAcgggataatattttttatcgttaatatTGTTCGCGTCGGCTCTTCATTTTGCCttcttatgtttattttattttatttataaatataaggtTCGCGTGAAGgctgaatatttttttgaaagtcgaataattatttcaatcgtTCGGTACATTACTAATTATCCGATGATCTTTTCTCGGCGTTTTCTCCAGATCACGCGACatcattaaacataattacTCACCGCTCGTCGCAGGCGCAATGCATCATGCTCGATATTCTCCAATTGAAAACGCCATAACGCGTCTCAAACGCCGGTATATGAAAGGGACAGGACGTGTCGTGTTTGCGACAACAGGCATCGGCCACCCCGAAGCCGCCCAGATTGGTATATTTGGTAGCGCGGTCACCGCGTCCGCACCACTGCGTTCCCGGTATCATGAATAGTTCCCTTCGGCTCCGATTCCGGCCCCGTTTTTTCCCCATGTTTGTCGTCGCGTTTGTCGAGCTCGCGTATTTCCTGTGTTGTAAAAGACCGTTTTTttagtctctctttctctctctctctctctcttcttttcgtCACGATTTTAATTGTTAGATGACAAGTATGAGaaaagagagggggagagggggaggtAATATCTTCGTTGATTGCGAGTAGATGGGGTCGAAGGAGACGTACTCGGTCACGCGGGATCGTACCTATGTCGATGTTGAGCCGCGACTTGGCTTCGTACTCGCATTCTCACGCGATCGCACTGATAATGAAGCTCCGACGACGACAATAGCCAAGAGAGATCGCGGGGTATCCTCGAAGCGTCCTTGCCGTCCAGTTGGAACACCTCGATCGACACCTCGTCACCGTCATCGTGATAGTGATAGACGCGGCGAGAGCTGGGCAAACACTCGCTGTCATCCCACCGTGCGAGCTTCTCGTCAATGCAGTCGGTCAAAGTTTCGCCGGCATATATCAATTGCAGCTTTCTGCTTGACTTGCGAAGCCAAACCTGTCGCAGCATCACGTTCGTGTTTCTATcgagagaataaattattattgtagcggttgaaatattaaacaaatatgaaatttaaaatatattgaatttattaatatttcgagaaatatatattttgttacagcacgacattattttttcccaggtagcaagcacacgaCATTTCAAAATATCGTCAGTTCGAACCAAATATGACGTGATGTAATGACGGAAAAAGATGTTGAAAAGACGTGACTTCGTGACCATTTTAGACCTATTagtgacgttttaatgacatttaatCACGAATCGGTTCTTCTAGCATAAACtcgtgaaaaatgaaaaattcattcacaaatattgaattcgttaatgaaacttttcacttttcacgagttcacgctagaggaaaagattcatgatcaaatgtcacgATCAAGTCAGGTTAAAGAGGAAGTTCATGTTAGAGGCCTGAGATATAGAGActtgtaaatatcaaaattatacacaaaattgtttcaataatttaagatattatcaaaaattaaatgaatttttagttgaaaaatagtaatacttgggcgatttataataatgacttaagaatCACGTTATTAtgacgttttaaattaaacattatttggtCACGTGACGTTATTGAACCAGAAATAACCAGTTTtcgacgtcaaaatgacatgtgcttgctacctgggttgtttctttttgtcgacgaattattatttagattct of Anoplolepis gracilipes chromosome 8, ASM4749672v1, whole genome shotgun sequence contains these proteins:
- the LOC140668704 gene encoding SPRY domain-containing SOCS box protein 3; the encoded protein is MDLTSNSQHTEEGDGFSSTKHEWTWDKKKSTSSIKLSNDNLNVTFHPVYSTGTAVVKGNKPLEKGRHHFWEILMITQIYGTDVMVGVGTANAELHNAGELYCALLGQDQESWGFSYKGYLQHDGKRYKYGTTFGESNMVGIHLDTWSGTLQFFLDRKPLGVAFTRLNNMTLYPLISSTMAQCIMKLTYSCSTPVSLQTACLTVLSPLQKTYLSKTFPGLRHLTENIFADILQKSTDHDTEEDIDFPAEYVILDDFDYALVGFGVKRRKC
- the Ogg1 gene encoding N-glycosylase/DNA lyase, encoding MIKFARGYVKIASHRNTMHETKIKQGSIPCLRTELNLALTLHGGQSFRWTDGDDGFKGIFDECIWTLSQNETHLLYTVQGQLKNSVNYDNILSEYLRLSISLKEHYENWAKADTHFQKCLDENNAVRILKQDVVENLFSFICSSNNNISRISNMVEKLCSLFGQKICSIEDKEYYNFPTIETLKEKSVESILKREKFGYRAAYIVNAAERLSTLGGKNWLLNLQKEENVSYQTAREQLMTLPGIGPKVADCICLMSLGHLDAIPVDTHIFQIAQANYLPHLKKQKTVTPKIHTEVSSHLREIWGPLAGWAQAIVFSAKINNKSKLIEKRKRGNENVVKAKVLKKK
- the LOC140669083 gene encoding uncharacterized protein translates to MVQMSISKRYYPMLLLLALGLIFKQSSVGAYLSQEGTYFARSNVSSEFTGTSSSRSISVIRISSDERLERIIWWAGACAKETVVNWGNTNVMLRQVWLRKSSRKLQLIYAGETLTDCIDEKLARWDDSECLPSSRRVYHYHDDGDEVSIEVFQLDGKDASRIPRDLSWLLSSSELHYQCDRVRMRVRSQVAAQHRHRKYASSTNATTNMGKKRGRNRSRRELFMIPGTQWCGRGDRATKYTNLGGFGVADACCRKHDTSCPFHIPAFETRYGVFNWRISSMMHCACDERFRTCLKMARTASADFIGKIFFDVLQSKCFILKPQKVCVKRSWWGKCQHHEYRKQAHVRDNVPY